Within the Trueperaceae bacterium genome, the region GGCCGGCGCCACCGGCTGGGCCGGGTCGGCGCTGGCCCGGGGGATAGGTGCGGTGCCCGACCTGCGGTTGGTGGCGGCCGTGGCACGCGCGGCGGCGGGCGCGCCCCTGGCGGCCGCCCTGGGCGACGAGCGCCTGACGGCGCCCGTGTTCGCCACCGCCGAGGAGGCGCTGACCGCCGCGCCCTG harbors:
- a CDS encoding 4-hydroxy-tetrahydrodipicolinate reductase codes for the protein MTEGSLRVCLAGATGWAGSALARGIGAVPDLRLVAAVARAAAGAPLAAALGDERLTAPVFATAEEALTAAP